The following are from one region of the Juglans regia cultivar Chandler chromosome 10, Walnut 2.0, whole genome shotgun sequence genome:
- the LOC108996792 gene encoding zinc transporter 1-like — MSSSSRTGLVLRAISKIPFLSSSIDIHTMEMVQQLYITLFCALFLLPSLVFGECSCDTGDEDQRDKDQALKYKLVAISSILVAGALGVCIPMLGKTIPALRPEKNIFFIIKAFAAGVILSTGFIHVLPDAFENLTSPCLAENPWGKFPFTGFVAMVSAIGTLMVDAFATSYYSKSHIHNAPHGTGALEEKVGEHDEEDHTNVHTHATHGHAHGPVAYLAQNSGSSELLRNRVISQVLELGIVVHSVIIGISLGASESPKTIRPLVAALTFHQFFEGMGLGGCISQANFKSRAIAIMVVFYSLTTPVGIAIGIGISNVYNENSSTALIVEGIFNAASAGILIYMALVDLLAADFMNSRMQSNFKLQIESNVSLLLGAGCMSLLAVWA; from the exons ATGTCTTCCTCCTCAAGAACCGGCCTAGTTTTACGTGCTATCTCTAAAATCccgtttctttcttcttcaatcGATATTCACACAATGGAGATGGTTCAACAACTCTATATCACACTCTTTTGCGCCCTCTTCCTACTGCCTTCCCTGGTTTTTGGAGAGTGCAGTTGTGATACTGGTGATGAAGATCAGCGTGACAAGGACCAAGCTCTCAAATATAAACTCGTAGCTATTTCTTCCATACTCGTTGCAGGTGCACTTGGAGTTTGTATTCCAATGCTTGGAAAGACTATACCTGCTCTGCGTCCCGAGAAGaacatcttcttcatcattaagGCCTTTGCCGCCGGTGTGATATTATCCACGGGGTTCATCCACGTACTTCCAGATGCTTTCGAGAACTTGACGTCGCCGTGTCTTGCAGAGAATCCTTGGGGGAAATTTCCGTTCACGGGGTTTGTTGCAATGGTGTCCGCCATTGGAACCTTGATGGTTGATGCCTTTGCGACTTCATATTACAGCAAATCTCACATCCATAACGCTCCACATGGGACTGGAGCACTCGAGGAGAAGGTCGGTGAGCATGATGAGGAGGATCACACGAACGTTCATACTCATGCAACTCATGGTCATGCTCACGGTCCGGTGGCTTATTTGGCTCAGAATTCTGGCTCGTCTGAGCTTCTTCGAAATCGAGTCATATCGCAG GTTCTGGAGTTGGGAATTGTGGTGCATTCAGTCATAATAGGAATTTCTCTGGGTGCTTCTGAAAGTCCAAAGACAATAAGGCCTCTTGTAGCTGCTTTAACCTTCCATCAATTTTTTGAGGGCATGGGACTTGGTGGATGCATCTCTCAG GCAAACTTCAAGTCCCGAGCTATTGCAATTATGGTCGTATTCTACTCTCTTACAACCCCAGTCGGGATTGCAATCGGAATCGGAATATCTAATGTTTACAATGAGAACAGCTCTACTGCCCTGATTGTTGAAGGAATTTTTAATGCAGCATCGGCCGGGATCTTAATCTATATGGCTCTAGTTGATCTTCTTGCAGCCGATTTTATGAATTCAAGGATGCAGAGCAATTTCAAGCTTCAGATAGAGTCGAATGTATCTCTTCTTCTTGGGGCTGGTTGTATGTCTCTCTTGGCCGTATGGGCTTGA
- the LOC108996795 gene encoding uncharacterized protein LOC108996795: MTMRKGEEEKEEKESLVMATTKVVEYLEPLISKELLCKFPDNLVFDFDYTQSSIWSPLVTKAYSPMDLDFELGFMTPRKLSFGMELSMDLGNKNKLKKVTSNIKKKISTTSFNINHNLLKIKLKKKIKASEFSPTPMKNTCYPAAIKAWTMVLKAASKGFKNKTKKDHTAYHRKPSNYLRDHGTTSRGSLYL, from the exons ATGACCATGCgcaaaggagaagaggaaaaagaagagaaggagagCCTTGTTATGGCCACTACCAAAGTGGTTGAGTATTTGGAGCCATTGATATCAAAAGAGCTTCTCTGCAAGTTTCCCGACAACTTGGTCTTCGATTTCGACTATACCCAGAGCTCGATATGGTCCCCTTTGGTCACTAAGGCTTACAGCCCCATGGACTTGGACTTTGAATTGGGTTTCATGACACCAAGAAAGCTTTCATTCGGGATGGAGTTGAGTATGGATTTGGGCAACAAAAACAAGCTCAAGAAAGTCacttccaacatcaagaagaagATCAGCACCACTTCCTTCAACATCAACCACAATCTTCTGAAGATTAAGctcaagaagaaaataaaggcGTCCGAGTTCTCTCCAACACCTATGAAGAACACATGTTACCCAGCCGCCATAAAG GCATGGACTATGGTGCTGAAAGCTGCGTCGAAAGGTTTCAAGAATAAAACGAAGAAAGATCACACAGCCTATCACCGGAAGCCCTCCAACTATCTGAGAGATCATGGAACTACTTCAAGAGGatcattatatttgtaa